One segment of Ureibacillus thermophilus DNA contains the following:
- a CDS encoding universal stress protein, with protein MNDIKKRSDESILVCVYYGLNGERLIRRGYKLATLLNCPLYILTVDSKPVDKFDAEKSGYIERWTELSKELGVEKFIIKDNEKRPIQKVIAEVAKELNVSQIIVGQSAQSRWEEITKGSFLNVLLKEIPFVDFHIVAVNPPTEEEEIDMYEKGVRAYIVPAGEQYKIVFTCPKGRYIEGIFFKEIGTDFDNGIFRFSHNNKMIELKVEEDFVSTPEKIPEEYKHYLV; from the coding sequence GTGAATGATATTAAAAAGCGTTCGGATGAAAGCATTTTAGTTTGCGTTTACTATGGGTTAAACGGTGAAAGGCTAATTCGAAGAGGATATAAGCTTGCCACTTTGCTCAATTGTCCATTATATATATTAACCGTTGATTCAAAACCTGTAGACAAATTTGATGCTGAAAAGTCAGGTTATATTGAACGATGGACAGAATTGTCTAAAGAACTTGGAGTGGAAAAATTCATTATAAAAGATAATGAAAAACGTCCAATCCAAAAAGTTATTGCAGAGGTAGCAAAAGAATTGAACGTTTCCCAAATAATCGTCGGCCAAAGCGCCCAGAGCAGATGGGAAGAAATTACAAAAGGTTCTTTTTTGAATGTTTTATTAAAAGAAATTCCTTTCGTCGATTTTCATATTGTCGCAGTGAACCCTCCAACGGAAGAGGAAGAAATCGATATGTACGAAAAAGGTGTTCGGGCTTATATCGTTCCAGCAGGCGAACAATATAAAATCGTATTTACTTGCCCAAAAGGCCGCTATATAGAAGGGATTTTTTTTAAAGAAATCGGCACGGACTTTGATAACGGCATTTTCCGCTTTTCACACAACAACAAAATGATTGAATTGAAGGTAGAAGAAGATTTCGTATCAACACCTGAAAAAATTCCTGAAGAATATAAACATTATTTAGTGTAA
- a CDS encoding YetF domain-containing protein, with translation MENFWEANFLDILIRSILTFVIILILARIIGKKQLSQLTFFHYITGITIGSVAGEITTQINTPFFDGIIALACWTILTIAMSFISIKSTKFRVIVDDRPTILMQNGVINQHGLKKARLHVDELAMLLREQGIFSFEEVHYAVFETNGELSVMKKPEYDPATKKDVKANYPKSPYFPTEVISDGKIVKKNLSELNLTEDWLMNKLKKKNIQNIEDVFFAQVLEDGSLYVSLFIDKQGLSKK, from the coding sequence ATGGAAAACTTCTGGGAAGCAAATTTTTTGGACATCCTGATTCGAAGCATCCTGACTTTCGTTATTATTTTAATATTGGCAAGAATCATCGGAAAAAAGCAATTAAGCCAATTAACCTTCTTCCATTACATTACAGGAATCACCATTGGTTCCGTTGCCGGCGAAATTACCACTCAAATAAATACCCCATTTTTTGACGGCATCATTGCGTTAGCCTGTTGGACGATTCTAACCATTGCCATGAGTTTTATTTCGATCAAATCAACAAAATTTCGCGTCATTGTCGACGATCGCCCGACGATTTTAATGCAGAATGGCGTTATTAATCAACATGGATTAAAAAAAGCGAGGCTCCACGTGGATGAATTGGCCATGCTTTTGCGTGAACAAGGCATCTTTTCCTTTGAGGAAGTCCATTACGCTGTGTTTGAAACAAATGGTGAGCTCAGTGTTATGAAAAAACCTGAATATGATCCTGCTACAAAGAAAGACGTTAAGGCGAATTATCCAAAATCACCTTACTTTCCAACCGAAGTGATTTCTGATGGGAAAATTGTGAAGAAAAACCTTTCCGAATTGAACTTAACGGAAGATTGGCTTATGAATAAACTGAAAAAGAAAAATATCCAAAATATCGAAGACGTTTTTTTCGCCCAAGTGCTTGAAGATGGCTCCCTCTATGTTTCTCTTTTTATAGATAAACAAGGTTTGTCCAAAAAATGA
- a CDS encoding EamA family transporter, whose protein sequence is MKINFLFPLLIIIAASSYGILSTIIKVAMTYGFTPDEAVTSQYSIGFVLALLLFIFGRRKLPTITKKHFIILLFAGIFTSTTGIVYGKSLNYLPASLAVVLLFQFTWIGMFIDCILRKRWPSRPEWFSLVILFVGTLLAAGVLNADLSTIQWQGWVYGFASAVSFAIFLQINSRTIEGITTIERTLYTSFFALIFISIFLSPEILWNGILIREGLWKFGLALGFFGTILPIFLLAIAVPKVGGGLASILSAMELPVAVSASVLVLNEPFSWLQVAGIVLILIGIALPTVLSEREIKNLKKIS, encoded by the coding sequence ATGAAAATCAACTTTCTTTTCCCATTGCTTATTATCATTGCTGCCAGCAGCTACGGCATTCTTTCAACCATTATTAAAGTGGCAATGACCTATGGATTTACACCTGACGAAGCGGTTACAAGCCAGTATTCAATCGGATTTGTTCTTGCTTTATTGCTTTTTATTTTTGGAAGAAGAAAACTGCCAACAATCACAAAGAAACATTTCATTATCCTTTTATTTGCCGGAATCTTTACTAGTACAACAGGAATCGTCTACGGGAAGTCTTTAAATTATTTGCCTGCTTCCCTTGCCGTTGTCCTGTTGTTTCAATTTACATGGATCGGCATGTTCATTGACTGCATCTTGCGAAAAAGATGGCCAAGCCGTCCTGAATGGTTTTCACTTGTTATTCTTTTTGTTGGAACACTCCTTGCTGCTGGAGTGTTGAATGCGGATTTATCAACCATTCAATGGCAAGGCTGGGTTTACGGTTTTGCTTCCGCTGTCAGCTTTGCCATCTTCCTGCAAATTAATTCAAGAACCATCGAAGGCATTACAACCATTGAAAGAACATTGTATACATCTTTTTTTGCTCTTATTTTCATCAGCATCTTCTTGTCACCAGAAATACTATGGAACGGTATATTAATAAGAGAAGGACTTTGGAAGTTTGGTTTAGCACTCGGTTTCTTTGGAACGATATTGCCGATTTTTCTCCTTGCCATTGCAGTGCCAAAAGTTGGCGGCGGTCTCGCTTCCATTTTAAGCGCGATGGAGTTGCCTGTAGCTGTTTCCGCATCTGTTTTGGTGCTCAATGAACCATTTTCTTGGCTGCAAGTTGCCGGCATCGTTCTCATCTTAATAGGAATAGCGCTGCCAACAGTTCTTTCTGAAAGGGAAATTAAGAACTTGAAAAAAATTTCATAA
- a CDS encoding CBS domain-containing protein: MKNSERFLSAFNRITFTLRKIIKVKEHMPFYRLVDLAKKKSPLVKKYEDDLRSFADLRNAIVHYRVSENFIIAEPHIQVVERIEYIDQLLARPSLVGQVFRKNVVTFQTNDSLKEVLDIIQERKYTQFPVYEGRDFQGLITTVGITNWLADIANHKILVYEMPTLRDILNYEKKRVNYRFISRYLTVYHAKEIYKESVERGKRYDALLITEHGKPHQKLIGIITPLDLMKVH, encoded by the coding sequence ATGAAAAATTCTGAACGGTTTTTGTCTGCTTTCAATCGGATTACATTTACATTGCGAAAAATCATCAAGGTGAAAGAACACATGCCCTTTTATCGTTTAGTGGATTTGGCAAAAAAGAAAAGCCCTTTAGTTAAGAAATACGAGGATGATTTACGTTCCTTTGCCGATTTGCGGAATGCCATCGTGCATTATCGGGTATCTGAAAATTTTATTATTGCTGAGCCTCATATACAAGTGGTGGAGCGGATTGAATACATAGACCAGCTGTTGGCGCGCCCCAGTTTAGTAGGGCAAGTGTTTCGAAAAAATGTGGTGACTTTTCAAACAAACGATTCATTAAAAGAGGTACTGGACATTATTCAGGAGCGGAAATATACTCAATTTCCTGTTTATGAAGGAAGGGATTTCCAAGGTTTAATTACAACAGTGGGCATAACGAATTGGCTTGCAGATATTGCAAATCATAAAATTTTAGTTTACGAAATGCCAACGCTCCGGGATATTTTAAACTACGAAAAAAAGCGGGTTAACTACAGGTTTATCAGCCGCTACTTGACGGTTTATCATGCAAAGGAGATATACAAAGAAAGCGTCGAAAGAGGGAAGCGGTATGATGCCTTGCTCATAACTGAACATGGCAAGCCCCATCAAAAGCTAATCGGCATTATTACTCCGCTCGATTTAATGAAAGTGCATTAA
- a CDS encoding DUF5050 domain-containing protein, which yields MLKRLTIFIILLIMIKPAYDFSKEIWDKAVQWINENEIAQNIENISISDIKESTKEAIQGTSSTISALQNTIHLPGKVQSVEELADAFFYHFSQWETDFEIQYAGDTSNIEELIQQAVEEASQRDHYILGHLGDRKVALSYGKSKASIKVHQQYLTNAAYEQYVDEQVASILSQVNANTMSDFEKVKFVNDYIVKNTVYSTNTVLSPHSAAAVLREHKGVCQGYALLALKMLRELGVETLYVVGEVHTGPHAWNLVKVNGEWYHLDVTWNDPVPDRGNAVRYQYFLVDDATMKKDHQWKEGNYPKATSKTYAFMAKMDHAYEQDGYMYYSNVQDNHRLYRLNLSTGEDQRLTKSRAQYIVGDGEWIYFSNYSNGAYLARIRTDGSEESIIYREKVSNLLVQDGYLIFATDDGLKKLDLGTF from the coding sequence TTGTTAAAGCGTTTGACTATTTTCATTATTCTTCTGATTATGATTAAACCGGCTTATGATTTTTCTAAAGAAATTTGGGATAAAGCGGTACAATGGATCAATGAGAATGAGATTGCCCAAAACATCGAAAATATTAGCATTTCCGATATAAAAGAATCAACAAAAGAAGCGATTCAAGGAACAAGCTCCACCATTTCCGCTTTACAAAATACCATTCATCTACCAGGAAAAGTGCAGTCGGTCGAGGAGTTAGCCGATGCATTTTTTTATCACTTCAGCCAGTGGGAGACAGATTTTGAAATACAGTATGCTGGCGATACAAGCAATATTGAAGAACTTATACAGCAGGCAGTGGAAGAGGCTTCTCAACGCGACCACTATATTTTAGGGCATTTAGGGGATCGGAAAGTGGCGTTGTCCTATGGAAAATCGAAAGCCTCCATCAAAGTGCATCAACAATATTTAACCAATGCCGCCTATGAACAGTATGTAGATGAACAAGTGGCAAGCATTTTGTCTCAGGTGAATGCCAATACGATGTCGGATTTTGAAAAGGTAAAGTTTGTAAATGATTACATCGTGAAAAATACAGTGTATAGCACTAATACAGTGTTAAGCCCTCATAGCGCCGCTGCAGTATTAAGAGAACATAAAGGCGTTTGCCAGGGCTATGCGCTCCTAGCTTTAAAAATGCTAAGGGAACTTGGAGTTGAAACATTATATGTAGTCGGTGAGGTGCATACGGGCCCCCATGCTTGGAATTTAGTAAAAGTGAACGGGGAATGGTACCATCTTGATGTAACTTGGAATGACCCAGTACCAGACCGTGGGAATGCAGTAAGATATCAATATTTCCTTGTTGATGATGCGACGATGAAAAAGGACCACCAATGGAAAGAAGGAAACTATCCAAAGGCAACTAGCAAAACATATGCGTTTATGGCGAAAATGGACCACGCTTATGAACAGGACGGTTATATGTATTACAGCAATGTGCAAGATAACCATCGATTATATCGGTTAAATTTATCCACTGGCGAAGATCAGCGACTAACAAAAAGCAGAGCCCAATATATTGTAGGGGATGGTGAATGGATTTACTTCAGCAATTATTCGAATGGCGCCTATCTTGCGAGAATCCGGACAGATGGCTCGGAAGAATCCATCATCTATCGGGAAAAAGTAAGCAATTTATTGGTGCAAGACGGATATTTAATTTTTGCAACAGACGACGGTTTGAAGAAGTTAGATCTTGGAACTTTTTAA
- a CDS encoding N-acetylglucosamine kinase yields MNSYILAVDGGATKTTLSLRDASGKIYFEKTSTSTNYQAIGIEKAEKAFSQLLHEAYEATGIQDIAVAAFAVAGIDTKKGQTIVQQIVEQSCRKSLFRIQHIIVENDVQSTLIGLTGNDAGALVISGTGSTAYATDGKGRIERTGGWGHRVGDEGSGYWIGREILNTVFRYEDGRLQKPTVLKDLVYEMLQIDHIEQLNDWIYQTNYTNAQIAKISTVLSKAISLGDERAIDIACNAAKELVIMTDAVLRKIEPIHEGFIVYLNGGVLKNNPVILKLYKEYMMEQYPHISFDLCNQNPIDYIANRALRSLK; encoded by the coding sequence ATGAATTCCTATATTTTAGCCGTTGATGGTGGAGCAACAAAAACGACTTTATCATTGCGCGATGCTAGCGGAAAAATCTATTTTGAAAAAACTTCAACAAGCACCAACTACCAAGCGATTGGTATAGAAAAGGCGGAGAAAGCATTTAGCCAATTGCTTCATGAGGCATATGAAGCAACAGGCATTCAAGACATTGCCGTTGCTGCCTTTGCCGTTGCTGGTATCGACACAAAAAAAGGGCAGACAATCGTTCAACAAATCGTTGAGCAAAGTTGCCGAAAATCCCTCTTTCGCATTCAACACATCATTGTGGAAAATGATGTACAGTCTACATTAATTGGATTAACGGGAAACGACGCTGGCGCCCTCGTCATCTCTGGTACAGGTTCTACAGCTTATGCTACAGACGGCAAGGGCCGAATTGAACGTACCGGCGGCTGGGGGCATCGTGTCGGAGATGAAGGCAGTGGTTACTGGATAGGTAGGGAAATATTAAATACGGTTTTTCGATATGAAGACGGCCGTCTCCAAAAACCGACCGTCCTCAAAGATTTAGTGTATGAGATGCTGCAAATCGACCATATAGAACAGCTGAACGATTGGATATATCAAACAAACTATACCAACGCACAAATCGCCAAAATTTCTACTGTTCTTTCCAAAGCAATTTCCCTAGGAGACGAGCGCGCCATTGACATTGCCTGCAATGCAGCAAAAGAATTAGTCATAATGACCGATGCAGTGCTTCGCAAAATCGAACCTATTCACGAAGGTTTTATCGTTTACTTAAACGGTGGGGTTTTAAAAAACAATCCGGTTATATTAAAACTATATAAAGAATATATGATGGAACAATATCCTCACATTTCTTTTGATTTATGCAATCAAAATCCAATAGACTATATTGCCAACAGGGCACTCCGTTCATTAAAATAG
- the argH gene encoding argininosuccinate lyase encodes MNVTFQEYKSRIHESEGTQFPSNSYREIVLQPAYEEAKKHFLKAMVQLHIAHLKMLEEQQLISKEDAKKIGTAISQLDLDYFSKQDYQPQFEDLFFRIEYKLMEIAGDIAGNLHIGRSRNDMGIAIYRMTIREKLLALMEELVTLRTSLITFALEHVNTIMIGYTHTQQAQPTTFAHYLKAVIDQLTRDFQRMQQAYKTVNRSSMGAAALTTTGFNINRERMQELLAFDDIVENAWDAVAGADYIAEAASVVQLAALNLGRTAQDFLLWATQEFNAISLASPYVQISSIMPQKRNPVSIEHTRSLLSSVVGDASTVLQMIHNTPFGDIVDTEDDMQPYIWRAMEKLRGIYKLFGSLVVTMDVNKEKLLERAEKSLANVTQLADTLVITEKISFRQSHKIISESIRTLLKHQQDSIENLTWELANEKCKELTGKPLNISKELFYQSLKPTHFVHVRKLPGGPAPATMTESLLKAKEETSILSQWIEDKKNAILQSEKRLQQYLDEWSQRKK; translated from the coding sequence ATGAATGTGACGTTCCAGGAATATAAAAGCCGCATCCATGAATCTGAAGGTACTCAATTTCCTTCCAATAGCTACCGGGAAATCGTGCTGCAGCCTGCCTATGAAGAAGCAAAGAAACATTTCTTGAAAGCAATGGTGCAACTACATATTGCCCATTTAAAAATGCTGGAAGAACAACAACTCATCTCAAAAGAAGATGCGAAGAAAATCGGCACTGCAATTAGCCAACTTGACTTAGATTATTTTTCAAAGCAGGATTATCAGCCGCAATTTGAGGATTTATTTTTCCGCATCGAATACAAATTAATGGAAATCGCAGGGGATATTGCGGGAAATTTGCATATTGGAAGAAGCCGCAACGATATGGGAATTGCCATTTACCGAATGACGATCCGCGAAAAATTGCTTGCGCTGATGGAAGAATTAGTCACTTTAAGAACTTCCCTGATTACCTTTGCATTAGAGCATGTAAATACCATTATGATTGGCTATACCCATACACAACAAGCCCAGCCAACTACTTTTGCCCACTATTTAAAAGCCGTCATTGACCAGCTGACAAGGGACTTTCAGCGCATGCAGCAGGCTTATAAAACAGTAAATCGAAGCAGCATGGGTGCGGCTGCACTAACGACGACAGGTTTTAACATTAATCGGGAGCGAATGCAGGAATTGCTTGCATTTGATGATATCGTGGAAAACGCTTGGGATGCAGTGGCAGGAGCTGACTACATCGCAGAAGCGGCAAGTGTCGTGCAGCTTGCCGCATTAAACCTTGGCCGCACCGCGCAAGACTTCTTGCTGTGGGCGACGCAAGAATTTAATGCCATTAGCCTCGCCAGTCCATATGTTCAAATTAGCTCTATTATGCCGCAAAAACGGAATCCCGTTTCCATCGAGCATACTCGTTCTCTGCTATCATCCGTTGTAGGAGATGCTTCGACCGTGCTGCAAATGATTCATAATACGCCGTTTGGGGATATTGTAGATACGGAAGATGATATGCAGCCATATATTTGGCGCGCTATGGAGAAATTGCGGGGAATCTATAAACTATTTGGCAGTTTGGTAGTAACAATGGATGTGAATAAAGAGAAGCTTTTGGAGCGGGCTGAAAAAAGTTTGGCCAATGTCACGCAATTAGCGGATACGCTTGTCATAACTGAAAAAATTTCTTTCCGCCAGTCTCATAAAATTATTTCCGAGTCCATTCGTACTTTACTTAAACACCAACAGGATTCCATTGAAAATTTAACTTGGGAACTCGCCAATGAAAAATGCAAAGAACTCACAGGGAAACCATTAAACATTTCAAAAGAGTTATTCTATCAATCTTTAAAACCAACCCATTTCGTTCATGTCCGCAAGTTGCCTGGTGGCCCTGCACCCGCTACAATGACAGAATCATTATTAAAAGCCAAAGAAGAAACATCCATCCTCAGCCAATGGATTGAAGATAAAAAGAATGCTATTTTACAAAGCGAAAAACGTCTACAACAATATTTGGATGAATGGAGCCAAAGAAAAAAATGA